A single region of the Phyllostomus discolor isolate MPI-MPIP mPhyDis1 chromosome 14, mPhyDis1.pri.v3, whole genome shotgun sequence genome encodes:
- the NRAS gene encoding GTPase NRas → MTEYKLVVVGAGGVGKSALTIQLIQNHFVDEYDPTIEDSYRKQVVIDGETCLLDILDTAGQEEYSAMRDQYMRTGEGFLCVFAINNSKSFADINLYREQIKRVKDSDDVPMVLVGNKCDLPTRTVDTKQAHELAKSYGIPFIETSAKTRQGVEDAFYTLVREIRQYRMKKLNSSDDGTQGCMGLPCVVM, encoded by the exons ATGACTGAGTACAAACTGGTGGTGGTTGGAGCAGGTGGTGTTGGGAAAAGCGCGCTGACAATCCAGCTAATCCAGAACCACTTTGTAGATGAATATGACCCCACCATAGAG gaTTCTTACCGAAAACAGGTGGTTATAGATGGTGAAACCTGTCTGCTGGACATACTGGACACAGCTGGACAAGAGGAGTACAGTGCCATGCGAGACCAGTACATGAGGACAGGCGAAGGCTTCCTCTGTGTATTTGCCATCAATAATAGCAAGTCATTTGCAGATATTAACCTGTACAG GGAACAGATTAAGCGAGTCAAAGACTCAGATGATGTACCTATGGTGCTAGTGGGAAACAAGTGTGATCTGCCAACGAGGACAGTTGACACAAAACAAGCCCACGAACTGGCCAAGAGTTACGGGATCCCATTCATTGAGACCTCAGCCAAGACCAGACAG GGTGTCGAAGATGCCTTTTACACGCTGGTCAGAGAAATCCGCCAGTACCGAATGAAAAAACTCAACAGCAGTGATGATGGGACTCAAGGCTGCATGGGGCTGCCCTGTGTGGTGATGTAA